Proteins found in one Streptomyces sp. NBC_00461 genomic segment:
- a CDS encoding aldehyde dehydrogenase family protein gives MNHSTPEQPADVVARLRATFRTGRTKPLEWRAAQLRRLRDMLTEQGPGLAAALHADLGKSAAEAHRTEIDFTIREIDHTLDHLAEWLRPEAAPVPAHLGADASAWTQYDPLGVVLVIAPWNYPAQLLLAPVVGALAAGNAVVAKPSELAPATSAAIARLLPAYLDTDAVAVVEGGIPETTALLAERFDHIFYTGNGTVGRIVMRAAAEHLTPVTLELGGKSPVFVDRGTDIDVVADRLARGKFLNAGQTCVAPDYVLTDPATAAALEPALTRAVEALYGTDPQASGEYGRIVNERHFDRLSGLLGSGRVVVGGGSDRTAKYIAPTVLADVDPEAPVMREEIFGPILPVVTVPGLDEAIDFINDRDKPLALYVFSESADTRGRIAAETSSGGLGHGLPLAHLTVSDLPFGGVGESGMGSYHGHYSIETFSHRKAVLEKPLS, from the coding sequence GTGAACCACTCCACCCCCGAGCAGCCCGCCGACGTCGTGGCCCGGCTGCGCGCCACCTTCCGCACCGGCCGCACCAAGCCTCTCGAATGGCGCGCCGCCCAGCTGCGCCGCCTGCGCGACATGCTCACGGAGCAGGGCCCCGGTCTCGCCGCCGCCCTCCACGCCGACCTCGGCAAGAGCGCCGCCGAGGCCCACCGCACCGAGATCGACTTCACGATCCGCGAGATCGACCACACCCTCGACCACCTCGCCGAGTGGCTGCGCCCCGAAGCCGCCCCGGTCCCGGCCCACCTCGGCGCGGATGCGAGCGCCTGGACGCAGTACGACCCCCTCGGCGTCGTCCTCGTCATCGCCCCCTGGAACTACCCGGCCCAGCTCCTGCTCGCCCCGGTCGTCGGCGCGCTCGCCGCGGGCAACGCCGTGGTCGCCAAGCCCAGCGAACTGGCACCCGCCACCTCGGCCGCGATCGCCCGCCTGCTGCCCGCCTACCTCGACACCGACGCGGTCGCCGTGGTCGAGGGCGGTATCCCCGAGACCACGGCCCTGCTGGCCGAGCGCTTCGACCACATCTTCTACACGGGCAACGGCACCGTCGGCCGCATCGTCATGCGCGCCGCCGCCGAGCACCTCACCCCGGTCACCCTCGAACTCGGCGGAAAGTCCCCGGTGTTCGTCGACCGCGGCACCGACATCGACGTCGTCGCGGACCGGCTGGCCCGCGGCAAGTTCCTCAACGCCGGCCAGACCTGTGTCGCCCCCGACTACGTCCTCACCGACCCGGCCACCGCCGCCGCCCTGGAGCCCGCACTCACCCGCGCCGTCGAGGCCCTGTACGGCACCGACCCGCAGGCCTCCGGCGAGTACGGCCGCATCGTCAACGAGCGCCACTTCGACCGGCTCTCCGGTCTGCTCGGCTCCGGCCGCGTCGTCGTCGGCGGCGGCAGTGACCGTACGGCGAAGTACATCGCGCCGACCGTTCTGGCCGACGTCGACCCCGAGGCGCCCGTCATGCGGGAGGAGATCTTCGGCCCGATCCTGCCCGTGGTCACCGTGCCAGGCCTGGACGAGGCGATCGACTTCATCAACGATCGCGACAAGCCCCTCGCCCTGTACGTCTTCTCCGAGTCCGCGGACACGCGCGGCCGGATCGCTGCCGAGACGTCCTCCGGCGGCCTCGGACACGGCCTGCCGCTGGCCCATCTCACCGTCTCCGACCTGCCGTTCGGCGGTGTGGGGGAGAGCGGCATGGGCAGCTACCACGGCCACTACTCGATCGAGACGTTCAGCCACCGCAAGGCGGTGCTGGAGAAGCCGCTGAGCTGA
- a CDS encoding SRPBCC family protein — MTHDISAVRRQVGRRTFKAGEARVVTLARSYDAPLDDVWDACTNPERIPRWLLPVSGELRLGGRYQLEGNAGGVIERCDPPTSFAATWEYGGEVSWIELRLAPEEGGTRFELDHIAHADDTKWAEFGPGAVGVGWDLMVRGLSLHLASGAALDPKAFMAWMGSDEGRQFMTSSSEAWYAANVSGGEDEKTARASADRTTAAYTGA; from the coding sequence GTGACCCATGACATCAGCGCCGTACGCCGGCAGGTCGGCAGGCGCACCTTCAAGGCGGGAGAGGCTCGTGTGGTGACCCTCGCCCGGTCCTACGACGCTCCGCTCGACGACGTGTGGGACGCCTGTACGAATCCCGAGCGCATCCCCCGCTGGCTGCTGCCGGTGTCGGGGGAGCTGCGGCTGGGCGGCCGCTACCAGCTGGAGGGCAACGCCGGCGGCGTGATCGAGCGCTGCGACCCGCCGACGAGCTTCGCCGCGACATGGGAGTACGGCGGCGAGGTGAGCTGGATCGAGCTCCGTCTGGCACCCGAGGAGGGCGGCACGCGATTCGAGCTTGATCACATCGCCCATGCCGACGACACGAAGTGGGCGGAGTTCGGCCCGGGCGCGGTCGGCGTGGGCTGGGATCTGATGGTCAGGGGTCTGTCCCTGCACCTCGCGAGCGGCGCTGCCCTCGACCCGAAGGCGTTCATGGCCTGGATGGGCTCGGACGAGGGTCGACAGTTCATGACCTCCAGCAGCGAGGCCTGGTACGCGGCCAACGTCTCCGGCGGGGAGGACGAGAAGACGGCACGCGCGTCGGCGGACCGGACCACGGCGGCGTACACGGGAGCCTGA